A stretch of Brassica napus cultivar Da-Ae chromosome C6, Da-Ae, whole genome shotgun sequence DNA encodes these proteins:
- the LOC106452422 gene encoding zinc finger A20 and AN1 domain-containing stress-associated protein 6-like yields MAEEHRCQTPEGHRLCANNCGFLGSSATMNLCSNCYGDLCLKQQQASMKSTVESSLSAVSPPSSEIGSMQSTVESSLSDVSPPSSETISISSPMIQPLVRNPSAELEVTAKNVPKTVTPPPEQQQKRPNRCTTCRKRVGLTGFKCRCGTTFCGAHRYPEVHGCTFDFKSAGREEIAKANPLVKAAKLQKI; encoded by the coding sequence ATGGCGGAAGAGCATCGATGTCAGACGCCGGAAGGCCACCGTCTCTGTGCTAACAACTGCGGCTTCCTCGGCAGCTCCGCCACCATGAATCTATGCTCCAACTGCTACGGCGATCTCTGCCTTAAGCAACAGCAAGCTTCCATGAAATCCACCGTCGAATCCTCTCTCTCCGCCGTATCTCCTCCGTCGTCAGAGATCGGTTCTATGCAATCCACCGTTGAATCCTCTCTCTCCGACGTATCTCCTCCATCATCGGAGACCATTTCCATCTCTTCTCCAATGATCCAGCCTCTCGTTCGAAACCCATCAGCTGAACTGGAGGTAACGGCGAAGAACGTTCCGAAGACGGTGACTCCGCCGCCGGAGCAGCAGCAGAAACGGCCGAATCGGTGCACGACGTGTAGGAAACGGGTCGGGTTGACTGGGTTCAAGTGCCGGTGCGGAACGACTTTTTGCGGGGCTCACAGGTACCCGGAGGTCCATGGATGCACCTTCGATTTCAAATCGGCCGGTCGCGAAGAGATCGCCAAGGCGAACCCACTCGTCAAAGCGGCGAAGCTTCAGAAGATTTGA
- the LOC106345449 gene encoding purple acid phosphatase 21-like: MKIFDLFLSFSIFFLSPFVSQAYNHDSNYTRPPPGADFIVSHGHPNFYPQQVHVSLAGKDHMRVTYITEDMNVASMVEYGKSSKKYDRKTTGESTSYRFFFYSSGKIHHIKIGPLQPSTTYYYRCGGHGKEYSFRTPPSTFPVEFAVAGDLGQTDWTVKTLDQITKRDFDVFLLPGDLSYADNHQPLWDSFGRLLENLASTRPWMVTEGNHEIESARIIEEHISFKAYNARWLMPHAESLSHSNLYYSFDAAGVHIVMIGSYTHYDSHSDQYRWLREDLRKIDRKRTPWLVAVMHTPWYSTNKAHEGEGEKMRKAMEGLLYRAQVDIVFAGHIHTYERFRPVYNHKADPCGPMHITIGDGGNREGLAYKFNNPRSPLSAFRESSFGHGRLRVIDKKRAHWSWHRNNDNFSVIADEVWFESSTSSSHCILNHFRNEL; encoded by the exons atgaaaatcTTTGATCTCTTTCTTAGCTTCAgtatcttcttcctctctccaTTTGTATCTCAAGCATATAATCATGATTCGAATTACACCCGCCCACCGCCTGGTGCAGACTTCATCGTCTCTCACGGCCATCCAAACTTCTATCCTCAACAG gtGCACGTATCATTGGCGGGTAAGGATCACATGAGAGTAACATACATAACAGAAGACATGAACGTTGCATCGATGGTGGAATACGGTAAAAGCTCAAAAAAGTACGACAGAAAAACAACCGGAGAATCCACTTCTTATAGATTCTTCTTCTACAGCTCCGGCAAGATCCACCATATCAAGATTGGTCCTCTTCAGCCAAGCACCACTTACTATTACCGTTGTGGTGGCCATGGTAaagagtattctttcagaactCCTCCGTCCACTTTTCCGGTCGAGTTTGCCGTTGCTG GTGACCTTGGGCAAACTGATTGGACGGTGAAAACATtagatcagattacaaaacgGGACTTCGATGTCTTCCTACTTCCCGGTGATCTCTCCTACGCAGACAACCACCAGCCACTATGGGACTCTTTTGGCCGTCTCCTGGAGAACCTGGCTAGCACTCGCCCATGGATGGTCACCGAGGGAAACCACGAGATCGAGTCTGCCCGGATCATTGAAGAACATATAAGCTTTAAAGCATACAATGCCCGATGGCTTATGCCTCACGCTGAAAGCCTCTCTCACTCCAACCTTTACTACTCTTTTGATGCAGCCGGTGTCCACATTGTTATGATTGGTTCTTACACCCACTATGACTCCCACTCTGATCAGTACCGGTGGCTCCGTGAAGATTTAAGAAAG ATTGACCGTAAAAGAACGCCGTGGTTGGTGGCGGTGATGCACACGCCATGGTACAGTACAAACAAGGCGCATGAAGGTGAAGGGGAGAAAATGAgaaaggccatggagggtttacTTTATCGTGCTCAAGTCGACATTGTTTTTGCCGGCCACATTCATACCTACGAACGTTTC AGGCCGGTATACAACCACAAGGCCGACCCATGTGGACCAATGCACATAACCATCGGTGACGGTGGCAATCGAGAAGGGCTGGCATATAA GTTTAATAACCCTCGTTCACCGTTGTCGGCATTCCGTGAATCGAGTTTTGGACATGGGAGATTGAGAGTTATAGACAAGAAACGAGCACACTGGTCGTGGCATAGAAACAACGATAACTTCTCAGTTATTGCGGATGAAGTATGGTTCGAAAGCTCTACGTCATCATCACATTGTATTCTTAATCACTTTAGAAATGAACTCTAA